A window of the Kosakonia sp. BYX6 genome harbors these coding sequences:
- a CDS encoding MFS transporter — translation MSNATNSAKRWLYIMPIVFITYSLAYLDRANFSFASAAGINDDLGITKGVSSLLGALFFLGYFFFQIPGAVYAERRSVRKLIFICLILWGACASLTGMVSNIPMLAAIRFILGVVEAAVMPAMLIYISNWFTKSERSRANTFLILGNPVTVLWMSVVSGYLIQSFGWREMFIFEGIPAVIWAFCWWVLVKDKPTQVKWLSESEKTALQAQLDKEQQGIKAVRNYSEAFRSRNVVLLCLQYFAWSIGVYGFVLWLPSIIRSGGENLGMVEVGWLSSVPYLAATLAMILASWASDKLQNRKLFVWPLLLIGAFAFIGSWAVGANHFWASYTLLVIAGAAMYAPYGPFFAIIPEMLPRNVAGGAMALINSMGALGSFCGSWFVGYLNGATGSPSASYIFMGVALFASVWLTLIVKPANNKQRPAGAPSRGRTA, via the coding sequence ATGAGCAACGCCACAAACTCAGCCAAACGCTGGCTCTATATCATGCCGATTGTGTTTATTACCTACAGTCTGGCCTACCTCGACCGGGCGAACTTTAGCTTCGCCTCCGCCGCCGGAATTAACGACGATTTAGGCATCACCAAAGGTGTCTCTTCGCTGTTGGGCGCGCTGTTTTTCCTCGGCTACTTCTTCTTCCAGATCCCCGGCGCGGTGTACGCCGAGCGGCGCAGCGTGCGCAAACTGATCTTTATCTGCCTGATTTTGTGGGGTGCTTGCGCCTCGCTAACCGGTATGGTCAGTAATATCCCAATGCTTGCCGCCATCCGTTTTATCCTCGGCGTGGTAGAAGCGGCGGTGATGCCCGCGATGCTGATTTACATCAGCAACTGGTTTACTAAATCGGAACGCTCGCGCGCCAACACGTTTCTCATCCTCGGTAACCCGGTCACGGTGCTGTGGATGTCGGTGGTGTCAGGCTATTTGATCCAGTCTTTCGGCTGGCGCGAAATGTTTATTTTTGAAGGGATTCCGGCGGTTATCTGGGCATTTTGCTGGTGGGTGCTGGTAAAAGATAAACCGACGCAGGTGAAATGGCTGTCTGAGAGTGAAAAAACCGCGCTGCAAGCGCAGCTCGATAAAGAGCAGCAAGGCATTAAAGCGGTGCGCAATTACAGCGAAGCGTTCCGCTCGCGCAATGTGGTGCTGCTCTGTCTGCAATATTTCGCCTGGAGCATCGGTGTGTATGGCTTCGTGCTGTGGCTGCCGTCGATTATTCGCAGCGGCGGTGAAAACCTCGGCATGGTCGAAGTGGGCTGGCTCTCTTCGGTACCTTACCTGGCGGCGACACTGGCGATGATCCTTGCGTCCTGGGCCTCGGATAAGCTGCAAAACCGCAAACTGTTTGTCTGGCCGCTGCTGCTGATTGGCGCCTTCGCCTTTATCGGCTCGTGGGCGGTGGGTGCCAACCATTTCTGGGCTTCCTACACACTTTTGGTGATCGCGGGTGCGGCGATGTACGCACCGTATGGCCCGTTCTTCGCCATTATCCCGGAGATGCTGCCGCGTAATGTCGCCGGTGGCGCGATGGCGTTAATCAACAGTATGGGCGCGCTCGGTTCCTTCTGCGGCTCGTGGTTTGTCGGTTATTTGAACGGTGCGACCGGCAGCCCATCCGCGTCGTACATTTTTATGGGGGTGGCGCTATTCGCCTCCGTATGGCTTACTTTAATTGTTAAGCCTGCTAACAATAAGCAACGTCCGGCAGGCGCACCATCACGAGGGAGAACCGCATGA
- a CDS encoding sugar kinase produces the protein MHNPLDVITIGEAMAMFVATETGDLADAGHFIKRAAGAELNVATGLARLGFNVSWVSRVGDDSFGRFILDTLRKEGIDTAGVTIDKRYATGFQLKSKADDGTDPIVEYFRKNSAASHLSPEDFNAAMFNDARHLHMSGVAAALSPTSYALLEHAAKAMKAQGKTLSFDPNLRPVLWKSEEEMVEKLNRLAFQADWVLPGLKEGVILTGEQTPEGIADFYLQRGVKAVVIKTGADGAWFKTASGEQGAVAPVIVQNVVDTVGAGDGFAVGVLSALLEGKTLSDAVRRGNAIGALAIQVPGDSEGLPTRAQLGSL, from the coding sequence ATGCATAACCCGCTGGATGTCATCACCATTGGCGAAGCGATGGCGATGTTTGTCGCCACGGAAACCGGTGACCTGGCCGATGCCGGGCACTTTATTAAACGCGCTGCTGGCGCCGAACTGAATGTCGCGACCGGGCTGGCGCGTTTGGGTTTCAACGTGAGTTGGGTAAGCCGCGTCGGTGATGACAGCTTTGGCCGGTTTATCCTCGATACGCTGCGCAAAGAGGGTATCGATACCGCCGGTGTCACGATCGATAAACGTTATGCAACCGGCTTTCAGCTCAAATCAAAAGCTGATGATGGAACCGATCCCATCGTGGAATACTTCCGTAAAAACTCGGCCGCCAGCCATCTTTCGCCGGAAGATTTTAATGCTGCGATGTTTAACGACGCGCGCCATCTGCACATGAGCGGTGTGGCGGCGGCGTTATCGCCCACCTCTTACGCCTTGCTGGAACATGCCGCGAAAGCGATGAAAGCGCAGGGCAAAACCCTCTCTTTTGACCCGAACCTGCGCCCGGTGCTGTGGAAAAGCGAAGAGGAGATGGTGGAAAAACTCAACCGCCTCGCCTTCCAGGCCGACTGGGTTCTGCCAGGGTTGAAAGAGGGCGTGATCCTCACCGGTGAGCAAACGCCGGAAGGCATTGCTGATTTTTATCTGCAACGCGGTGTGAAAGCAGTGGTGATCAAAACAGGTGCCGATGGCGCGTGGTTTAAAACCGCCAGCGGCGAACAGGGTGCGGTTGCGCCCGTCATCGTCCAGAACGTGGTGGATACGGTGGGCGCCGGAGATGGCTTCGCCGTGGGGGTACTCAGTGCCCTGTTGGAAGGAAAAACGTTATCCGACGCCGTGCGACGCGGAAACGCTATCGGTGCACTGGCAATTCAGGTGCCAGGCGACAGCGAAGGATTGCCAACCCGTGCACAGCTGGGGTCGCTGTAA
- a CDS encoding sugar phosphate isomerase/epimerase family protein, with protein sequence MPRKIIVVTAAYGRDQIQALGGQVATLPIIAEAGADGVEIRRELLSDEALARLPSLAFAIDMHNLQACYSAPEPLCLPDGTLNPRLPALLEEARALNALWLKVSLGHFRDNAVLETLRGWLAASDVPLVVENDQTECGKLAPMLRFNAACHTLSLPITLTFDTGNWLWVGDTPEEAARQLAPAVSYIHVKAVACEGENHRAVPPDHSDARWLALLESLPADVPRGIEFPLEGDDLTAVTRHYITLLRKEPRHA encoded by the coding sequence ATGCCAAGAAAAATCATTGTTGTTACCGCCGCGTATGGCCGCGACCAAATTCAGGCGCTGGGCGGCCAAGTCGCCACGCTGCCGATCATTGCCGAAGCCGGTGCCGACGGCGTTGAAATCCGCCGCGAGCTGCTGAGTGACGAAGCGTTAGCGCGTTTACCGTCGCTGGCTTTCGCTATTGATATGCACAATCTGCAAGCCTGTTATTCCGCACCCGAACCGCTGTGCCTGCCCGATGGCACGCTGAACCCGCGCTTGCCCGCCCTGCTGGAAGAAGCCCGCGCACTCAACGCTCTGTGGCTGAAAGTGTCCCTCGGCCATTTCCGTGATAACGCCGTGCTGGAAACCCTGCGCGGCTGGCTGGCGGCAAGCGACGTGCCGCTGGTGGTGGAAAACGATCAAACCGAGTGCGGCAAACTCGCGCCGATGCTGCGTTTCAACGCCGCCTGCCACACGCTTTCCCTGCCAATCACCCTGACGTTTGATACCGGCAACTGGTTGTGGGTGGGCGACACGCCGGAAGAGGCCGCGCGCCAGTTAGCGCCAGCCGTTAGCTATATTCATGTCAAGGCGGTGGCTTGCGAAGGTGAAAACCACCGCGCCGTACCGCCGGATCACAGCGATGCCCGCTGGCTGGCGCTGCTTGAAAGCCTGCCCGCCGACGTGCCGCGCGGCATTGAATTCCCGCTGGAAGGCGACGACTTAACCGCCGTCACCCGTCATTACATTACGTTGTTACGCAAGGAGCCACGCCATGCATAA